A stretch of Candidatus Vicinibacter affinis DNA encodes these proteins:
- a CDS encoding AAA family ATPase produces the protein MITDLEILNFRSIQGGKVHLEPLTVIVGANSTGKSNLVKALDFISDIAQYGIHDAVYKRGGFNEILPKQIKNLNGLEIYFNFNINLDEPENWPKEFGKLTAKYELGIEQSRTGKIKIKRESLEIKSILLLSYFLDKKWDDKENKIKIDLELPDLNLFQQSSFKISRIKLNKLNFTTNVKLDSEHSSLLLNWLGIKRFFESRKDKKLPEVKELEKTINSLLSAVRPGEKSEDLPIISLNRILFGISPHLRKLVSELESISRYDLFINELRQEQIISNSRQVSVTGDNIPSVVKTFAKEDKEAWERITSTMSNISPYFSQVRSESLRAGKEYLLFEEIFNGRAIESWEASDGTLRALAILLCLESHRQGSTILIEEPEHRLHPWAVKDLMSHIKETISLKDIQVVITTHSQQVLECILQNELLITERDENGTRYNTLDKVISNPNISMGEIGDLWTRGLLKGVPISF, from the coding sequence ATGATAACAGATTTAGAAATATTGAACTTTAGAAGTATCCAAGGTGGCAAAGTGCATCTTGAGCCTCTAACAGTAATTGTGGGAGCTAACTCAACTGGAAAAAGCAACCTTGTTAAAGCACTAGATTTTATTTCTGACATTGCTCAATATGGCATTCATGACGCTGTATACAAAAGAGGTGGATTTAATGAAATATTACCCAAACAAATCAAGAATCTAAATGGATTGGAGATATATTTTAATTTCAACATTAATCTTGATGAACCTGAAAATTGGCCAAAAGAGTTTGGAAAACTAACCGCAAAATATGAATTAGGAATTGAACAAAGCAGAACTGGAAAAATAAAAATAAAAAGAGAGTCTTTAGAGATAAAATCAATTCTATTACTTTCTTATTTTCTTGATAAAAAATGGGATGACAAAGAAAATAAGATTAAAATTGACCTTGAATTACCTGATCTAAATTTATTCCAACAATCATCTTTTAAGATATCAAGAATAAAACTAAATAAATTAAATTTTACTACAAATGTCAAATTAGATTCTGAGCATTCGTCTCTTCTTTTAAACTGGTTAGGTATTAAACGTTTTTTCGAATCACGTAAAGACAAAAAGTTACCAGAAGTTAAGGAATTAGAAAAAACCATAAACTCACTATTAAGTGCTGTTCGCCCTGGTGAAAAAAGTGAGGATTTACCAATAATTTCCCTCAATAGAATTTTATTCGGAATAAGTCCACATTTGCGCAAACTAGTTTCGGAGCTTGAATCAATTTCAAGATATGACCTTTTCATTAATGAGCTAAGGCAAGAACAAATAATTTCAAACTCAAGACAAGTTTCGGTTACTGGGGATAATATACCATCTGTAGTAAAAACTTTCGCGAAGGAAGATAAAGAAGCATGGGAAAGAATAACTAGTACAATGTCAAATATTTCTCCGTATTTTTCTCAAGTGCGCTCCGAAAGTTTAAGAGCTGGGAAAGAATATCTTCTATTCGAAGAAATATTTAATGGAAGAGCCATTGAATCTTGGGAAGCTTCAGATGGTACTTTGAGAGCACTTGCTATTTTACTTTGCTTAGAATCTCATAGACAAGGTTCAACAATATTAATTGAAGAGCCCGAACATAGACTACACCCTTGGGCAGTAAAAGACTTAATGAGTCATATAAAGGAAACAATAAGTTTAAAAGACATTCAAGTTGTTATTACAACTCATTCACAACAAGTATTGGAGTGTATTCTTCAAAATGAGCTATTAATCACTGAACGTGATGAAAATGGCACTCGATACAATACGCTAGACAAGGTAATATCAAACCCAAATATATCAATGGGAGAAATAGGAGATCTATGGACTAGAGGTTTATTAAAAGGCGTCCCTATAAGTTTTTAA
- the dgt gene encoding dNTP triphosphohydrolase, whose translation MDWNKLLSTKRISDFCDLTNDKSSQFKDPRSEFERDCDQIFYSYPFRRLQDKTQVIPFPEFAFVHTRLTHSLEVSTIGRSLGKMVFELIKGDLADKSITSSDLGALVAASCFAHDIGNPPFGHSGEASISIFFDGGPRMVDLNFPSYCYFDHQNNDWKILDYNNSEDVNIDIALENSKYYYDLNRYEGNANGFRILTNNCGKGINPTYALIGAFSKYPRESFIEEDLDYSYDRKEAPKQLAKYGFFQADKEIFSAIAEELGLVKISKNPKDLAFSRHPLSYLMEAADDIAYQMIDFEDGCRLDIIHYHENYNKITPREVLLKIAKIDTRFSEEHLNLLCKDGDHKSELSYLRSSVINVLTHLCYEVFKNNYNSIMSGNFTKSLIDCIENKIVTDALKYMKDLIKEKVYNYVPVLESEAAGFTILKGLIESFARTAKICVSCGDIKNAEEKKIESLLPGEYRPNSEIEDGIIRPIEIYNRYLKILDFISGMTDKYAFDKYRKIHGIVMPGVK comes from the coding sequence ATGGATTGGAATAAATTATTATCTACAAAAAGAATAAGTGACTTTTGCGATTTGACAAATGATAAATCTTCACAATTCAAAGATCCTAGATCAGAATTTGAGAGGGATTGTGACCAGATATTCTATAGTTATCCATTTAGAAGGCTTCAAGACAAAACACAAGTAATCCCTTTCCCTGAATTTGCATTTGTGCATACTAGACTAACTCATAGTCTAGAGGTTTCGACAATTGGACGTTCATTAGGAAAGATGGTATTTGAATTGATAAAAGGTGATTTAGCTGATAAATCTATTACTTCAAGTGATCTAGGAGCACTAGTTGCGGCCTCATGCTTCGCTCATGATATTGGTAATCCCCCTTTTGGTCATTCAGGTGAGGCCTCAATTTCAATTTTTTTTGATGGCGGACCTAGAATGGTTGATTTAAATTTTCCGTCATATTGCTATTTTGATCATCAAAATAATGATTGGAAGATTTTAGATTATAACAATAGCGAGGATGTAAATATTGACATTGCTCTTGAAAATTCGAAATATTATTATGATTTAAATCGATATGAAGGCAATGCAAATGGTTTTAGAATTTTAACCAATAATTGTGGGAAAGGAATAAATCCAACTTATGCACTTATTGGAGCTTTTAGCAAATATCCAAGAGAGTCTTTTATAGAAGAAGATCTGGATTATTCTTACGATAGAAAAGAAGCCCCTAAGCAACTAGCTAAATATGGATTTTTTCAAGCCGACAAAGAAATTTTTAGTGCTATTGCAGAAGAATTAGGCTTAGTGAAAATTAGTAAAAATCCAAAAGACTTAGCTTTTAGTAGACATCCTTTATCTTATCTGATGGAAGCAGCTGATGATATAGCCTATCAAATGATTGATTTTGAAGATGGATGCAGATTAGATATAATTCACTATCATGAAAATTACAATAAAATAACACCGAGAGAAGTATTACTTAAAATTGCCAAAATAGATACTAGGTTTTCGGAGGAACATTTAAATTTACTATGTAAAGATGGAGATCATAAGTCAGAATTGTCTTATTTAAGATCATCGGTAATTAATGTTTTGACTCACTTATGTTATGAAGTCTTTAAAAATAATTATAATTCAATTATGTCAGGAAATTTTACTAAAAGCTTAATTGATTGTATAGAAAATAAAATAGTTACAGATGCTTTAAAATATATGAAAGACTTAATCAAAGAAAAAGTATATAATTATGTTCCAGTTTTGGAATCAGAAGCAGCAGGATTTACAATATTAAAAGGCTTAATTGAGTCATTTGCACGCACTGCAAAAATTTGTGTAAGTTGTGGAGATATAAAAAATGCTGAAGAGAAAAAAATCGAATCACTTTTACCGGGAGAATATCGACCTAATTCAGAAATCGAAGATGGGATAATCAGACCTATTGAAATTTATAATAGGTATTTAAAAATTTTAGATTTTATTTCTGGGATGACGGACAAATATGCATTTGATAAGTATAGGAAAATACATGGAATAGTTATGCCAGGAGTAAAATAG